GGCATTGCCGACCTCGTCGCTGTTGGCGGCATTGCTCTGCCGGTAGATATTGGAGACGTGGTAAAGCCCCAGCGAGCCGCCGAGGTAATAGGGGCTGGTCTCGGCCTGCGCCGCGCCGGCCATCGTCAGCAGCAGTGCAAGGCACGGGGTCAGGTTTTGCCGCAGCGCGATCTTGGTGGTCATGGCGGGGTCGTCAGTATGCATTTCGGTCGAACAGCATGAGCTTGGCGGTGCGCACGATGATTTGCAGGTCCAGGCCCAGCGACCAGTTGCGCAGGTATTCCAGATCGTATTCGACGCGCGCCTTCATCTTGTCGATGGTGTCGGTCTCGCCGCGCAGGCCGTTCACCTGGGCCCAGCCAGTGATGCCGGGCTTGACCTTGTGGCGCACCATATAGGCCTTGATGAGCTTGCGGTATTCCTCGTTGTGCGCCACCGCATGCGGGCGCGGCCCGACGATGCTCATGCGCCCCTGCAGCACATTGATGAACTGCGGCAGCTCATCCAGCGAGGTGCGGCGGATGAAGGCGCCGAAGCGGGTGATGCGCGGGTCGTCCTTGGTGGCCTGCCTGACCACCGGGCCGTTGTCCTGGCTGCGCATGGAGCGGAACTTGTAGACGATGATCTCCTCGCCATCCAGGCCGTTGCGGCGTTGCTTGAAGATCACCGGCCCGGGCGAGCTGAGCTTCACGCCGATCGCGATCGCCAGCAGGATGGGCGAGATCAGCACCAGGATCAGGCCGGCCAGCACCACGTCGCTGGCGCGCTTGACGAGTTCGTTGATGCCGGTGAAGGGGGTTTCGCAAATGCCCACCACGGGCACGCCGTTCATGTCCTGCAGGCGGCCCTGGATGATGCTGATACCGAACACGTCGGGCACGAAGAACAGCGAGGCGGTGGTGCCCTGGACCTGCTCCAGCAGCTGCACGATGCGCGGCTGCGAGCCCAGCGGCAGGGTGATGTAGACCTCGCGCACATTGTTTTTGCGCACATAGTCGCTCAGCTCGCTGAGCATGCCCACCAGCTGCGGGCTGGCGTCGGGGTGCAGGCGCTCGTCCTGGCGGTCATCGAAGAAGCCCAGCAGCTCGACGCCGCCATGCGGCCCGGCGGCCAGGGCCTTGGCCACCTTGGCGCCCAACGGCCCGGCACCCACGATCACCGCGCTGCGCCGCGAGCTCGGGTGCGAGGCCTGCCAGAGCAGCAGGCGGCGGCCGATCAGGATGGCCAGCAGCTGCGCCAACGGCGTGATGATGCCCCACCACATCAGCACCTTGTCTTCGAAGTAGTGCAGGCTGTTGGTGGCGTAGCCGAACATGCCGAGGATCAGCAGCAGGGTGATCCAGGAGCCCAGCACGTCCAGCGTGGCGCTGACCGGGTGCTCGGCGAAGCGGTTGCGGCCCGGGAAGGTGAGGGCGAACACCAGCAGGCACAGCGTGTAGGTGGAACGCAGTACCGGCTCGTCGAAATAGTCGTTCACCAGGAAGAAGCACAGCACGATCAGGCTGGGCTCCAGGAAGGCGGCGATCAATGACTGGACCGATTGCGGTGCGCTGTAGAAGGTTCTCTTGTAGCTGCGGTCCTCGAACATCTCGGCGTGGCCCCCGGTGCCTTTTGTTTGCTTCTGTCGTCGATGGTGGTGCTGCGCGGCACGCAATGGGTGCCGTCAGTCCAGCCCCCTTGTCTGGACATGAGCGCGGATTCTCTCTCAATTAGCCGGCGCTCCCGGGCGGGGTCCCCCCCTAAGTCGAGGCGGGGTGAGGCCCTGTCTACAATCCGCGCATGCTGAACGATTGGTCAAGACTCTGGGCACCGGCGGTGCAGGATCGCATCACCTTGTTGCTCAACCATGTCATTTCGCGGGAAAGCCACGCGATGGCGCGGCTGCAGCCGCAGGCCGGCAAGTCGGTGCTGGTGCATCTGCGCGGCTGGCCCGGGCTGCTGCCGGCCGCCCCCGACCTGGCCCTGCAGGTCACGCCCGCCGGCCTGTGGGAGCGGCTCGACGCCGCGCCGGCTGACGCGCTGCGCATCGAGATCGACGCCGCCAACCCTGCCGCGCTGGCCTTTGGCGCGCTCACCGGCGCCAAGCCCGACGTGCAGATCCAGGGGGACGCTGCCTTTGCCGCCGAGATGAACTGGCTGATGGAAAACCTGCGCTGGGACCTCGAGGATGAGCTCGCCCAGCTGGTTGGCCCGGCGCCCGCGCATCAGCTTGCGCGCTGGGGCGGGGCGATCGCCCAGGCCTTTGGCAAGTTCGCCAAGTTTGCCGATGGGGCCCGCAACGCGGCCATGTCAGGTGGCCGCGGGCCGGCATGAGGTACTTCGCCCGCCTGCTGGTCATCGGCTGGACCATCTTCCGTTTCGGTCTGGACGAAATGGCCCTCTCGGGCCTGAGCGGGCGGCGCTTCCGCTGGCTGCGCCGGCTGATTTCGGTGGGCCGCAGCTGGCAGCAGCCGCGCGGCGTGCGCCTGCGCCTGGCGCTGGAGCGGCTGGGGCCGATCTTCGTCAAGTTCGGCCAGGTGCTCTCCACCCGCCGCGACCTGGTGCCCGGCGACATCGTCGAGGAACTGGCCCGCTTGCAGGACGATGTGCCGCCGTTCCCGGCCGAGACCTCGCGCGCCCTGGTGGAAAAGGCCTTCGGGCGCCGGATTGAAGAGCTGTTCGGCAGCTTCGAGGCCGAGCCGGTGGCCAGCGCCTCGATCGCCCAGGTGCATTTCGCTACCCTGAAGGACGGCCGCGAGGTCGCGGTGAAGGTGCTGCGCCCCGGCATGCTGGACGTGATCGAGGACGACCTGGCCCTGCTGCGTACCATCGCCGGCTGGGTCGAGCGCCTCAGCGCCGATGGCCGGCGTCTCAAGCCGCGCGAGGTGGTGGCCGAGTTCGACACCTATCTGCACGACGAGCTCGACCTGGTGCGCGAGGCCGCCAACGCGGCCCAGCTGCGCCGCAATATGGATGGCCTGAACCTGGTGATGGTGCCCGTGATGATGTGGGACCTGTGCACCAGCGAGGTGATCGTGATGGAACGCATGAGCGGCGTGCCCATCAGCCAGGTGCAGCGCCTGAGGGACGCCGGGGTGGACATCCCCAAGCTGGCGCGCGACGGCGTCACCATCTTCTTCACCCAGGTGTTCCGCGACGGCTTCTTCCACGCCGACATGCACCCCGGCAACATCCAGGTGAGCCTGGCGCCCGCCACCTTCGGCCGCTATATCGCGCTGGACTTCGGCATCATCGGCACGCTCACCGAGGTGGACAAGGAATACCTGGCGCAGAACTTCATCGCCTTCTTCCAGCGCGACTACAAGCGCGTGGCCGAGCTGCACATCGAATCCGGCTGGGTGCCCGCGGGCACCCGTGTGGACGAGCTCGAGAGCGCGGTGCGGGCGGTCTGCGAGCCGCATTTCGACCGGCCGCTGAAGGACATCTCGCTGGGCCAGGTGCTGATGCGCCTGTTCCAGACCTCGCGCCGCTTCAACGTCGAGATCCAGCCGCAGCTGGTGCTGCTGCAGAAGACCCTGCTGAACGTGGAGGGCCTGGGCCGCCAGCTCGACCCCGAGCTGGATCTCTGGGCCACCGCCAAGCCCTTCCTGGAGCGCTGGATGAACGAGCAGGTGGGCTGGCGCGCCCTGGTGCACCAGCTCAAGAAGGAGGCGCCGCGCTATGCCCAGCTCTTCCCCGAGCTGCCGCGCCTGCTGCACGACGCGCTCAAGCGCCAGGCCTCGCCGCACGATGGCCGCGCCATCCAGGCGCTGATCCAGGAGCAGCGCCGCACCAACCGGCTGCTGCAGGCGCTGCTCTATGGTGCGGTGGGCTTCACCCTGGGGCTGCTGGCGGCCAATGTGCTGATGCGCGTGCATTGGTTCTGATTGGAGAGGGCTCTCAGACAAGCCCGCATGGCCCGCGGCTTGCGTTGCGCTGATAATCCGGCGCGCTTTCCTTTGCCGGGCCCTGCCCGAGACGCTTGCCATGAACACCACGCTGATTGTCTTTGTCGTGCTCTACCTGCTGGGGACCCTGGGCCTGGGGGTCTGGGCCGGCACCCGCATCAAGAACACCAGTGACTTCGCCATCGCCGGCCGCAGCCTGCCGCTGATCATGGTGATCACCACCACCTTCGCCACCTGGTTCGGTGCCGAGACGGTGATGGGCATCCCGGCCAAGTTCGTGCAGGGCGGCCTGAATTCCATCGTCGAGGACCCCTTCGGCGCCGGCACCTGCCTGATCCTGGTGGGCGCCTTCTTCGCCACCAAGCTGTACCGGCAGAACCTGCTGACCATCGGCGACTTCTACCGCCAGCGCTTCGGCAAGGGCGTCGAGGTGTTCTGCTCCAGCGCCATCATCCTCAGCTACCTGGGCTGGGTGGCGGCGCAGATCACCGCCCTCGGCCTGGTGTTCTCGGTGCTGACCAATGGCGCGATGAGCGAGACCGCCGGCATGATCGTCGGCACCCTGGCGGTGCTGATCTATGTGGTGATCGGCGGCTTCCTGGCGGTGGCCTGGACCGACTTCATCCAGATGATCGTGCTGGTGATCGGCCTGTCGGTGATCGCGGTGTTCTCGGCCGACCTGGCCGGTGGTGCCGACAAGGTGTTCGCGATGGCGCAGAGCAAGGAGCTGTTCAGGTTCCTGCCCGAGCCCAGCTTCACCGAGATCGCCATGTTCGTCGGCGCCGGCGTCACCATGATGCTGGGCAGCATTCCGCAGCAGGACGTGTTCCAGCGCGTCATGTCGGCCAAGGACGAGAAGACCGCCCGCAACGGCGCCATGATCGGCGGCATCAGCTACATCCTGTTCGCCGCCGTGCCCATGTTCATCGTCGCCAGTGCGGTGGTGGTAATGGGCCAGCAGGCCCTGGACGTGGCGCGCGACGATTACCAGAAGCTGCTGCCCCTGTTCGTGCTGAGCAAGATGCCGCTGATCATGCAGATCCTGTTCTTCGGTGCGCTGCTCTCGGCCATCAAGAGCACCTCCTCGGCCACGCTGCTGGCGCCCTCGACCAGCTTCGTCGAGAACATCCTGAAGAATCTGCGCCCGCACATGGGCGACCGCCAGCAGCTGCTGGCGATGCGCCTGACCATCATCGTGTTCGCCGCCCTGGTGCTGGCCTA
This portion of the Paucibacter sediminis genome encodes:
- a CDS encoding undecaprenyl-phosphate glucose phosphotransferase, with the protein product MFEDRSYKRTFYSAPQSVQSLIAAFLEPSLIVLCFFLVNDYFDEPVLRSTYTLCLLVFALTFPGRNRFAEHPVSATLDVLGSWITLLLILGMFGYATNSLHYFEDKVLMWWGIITPLAQLLAILIGRRLLLWQASHPSSRRSAVIVGAGPLGAKVAKALAAGPHGGVELLGFFDDRQDERLHPDASPQLVGMLSELSDYVRKNNVREVYITLPLGSQPRIVQLLEQVQGTTASLFFVPDVFGISIIQGRLQDMNGVPVVGICETPFTGINELVKRASDVVLAGLILVLISPILLAIAIGVKLSSPGPVIFKQRRNGLDGEEIIVYKFRSMRSQDNGPVVRQATKDDPRITRFGAFIRRTSLDELPQFINVLQGRMSIVGPRPHAVAHNEEYRKLIKAYMVRHKVKPGITGWAQVNGLRGETDTIDKMKARVEYDLEYLRNWSLGLDLQIIVRTAKLMLFDRNAY
- the ubiB gene encoding ubiquinone biosynthesis regulatory protein kinase UbiB — its product is MRYFARLLVIGWTIFRFGLDEMALSGLSGRRFRWLRRLISVGRSWQQPRGVRLRLALERLGPIFVKFGQVLSTRRDLVPGDIVEELARLQDDVPPFPAETSRALVEKAFGRRIEELFGSFEAEPVASASIAQVHFATLKDGREVAVKVLRPGMLDVIEDDLALLRTIAGWVERLSADGRRLKPREVVAEFDTYLHDELDLVREAANAAQLRRNMDGLNLVMVPVMMWDLCTSEVIVMERMSGVPISQVQRLRDAGVDIPKLARDGVTIFFTQVFRDGFFHADMHPGNIQVSLAPATFGRYIALDFGIIGTLTEVDKEYLAQNFIAFFQRDYKRVAELHIESGWVPAGTRVDELESAVRAVCEPHFDRPLKDISLGQVLMRLFQTSRRFNVEIQPQLVLLQKTLLNVEGLGRQLDPELDLWATAKPFLERWMNEQVGWRALVHQLKKEAPRYAQLFPELPRLLHDALKRQASPHDGRAIQALIQEQRRTNRLLQALLYGAVGFTLGLLAANVLMRVHWF
- a CDS encoding sodium:solute symporter family protein — its product is MNTTLIVFVVLYLLGTLGLGVWAGTRIKNTSDFAIAGRSLPLIMVITTTFATWFGAETVMGIPAKFVQGGLNSIVEDPFGAGTCLILVGAFFATKLYRQNLLTIGDFYRQRFGKGVEVFCSSAIILSYLGWVAAQITALGLVFSVLTNGAMSETAGMIVGTLAVLIYVVIGGFLAVAWTDFIQMIVLVIGLSVIAVFSADLAGGADKVFAMAQSKELFRFLPEPSFTEIAMFVGAGVTMMLGSIPQQDVFQRVMSAKDEKTARNGAMIGGISYILFAAVPMFIVASAVVVMGQQALDVARDDYQKLLPLFVLSKMPLIMQILFFGALLSAIKSTSSATLLAPSTSFVENILKNLRPHMGDRQQLLAMRLTIIVFAALVLAYAIAMQGTSIYELVSSAYQVTLVGAFVPLVMGLYWQRATTQGAIFSLVGGIAVWIAFLPQVSSLGEGFPGQLAGLLVAIVAMVLGSLAPQWLKNRREHKHHVAGLANEASPL